A window of the Sporosarcina sp. FSL K6-2383 genome harbors these coding sequences:
- a CDS encoding biotin/lipoate A/B protein ligase family protein, with the protein MKKTIWHFINSGKCSASFNMALDEALLEWHSKGEIGPVLRFYEWQPATLSIGYFQSVDKEIEMDEVRKHGLGFVRRPTGGRGVLHEHELTYSVIVSESYPDMPETVTEAYRVISGGVLEGFRNLGLDAQFSVPQTIQQTDDLKNPKSAVCFDAPSWYELVVEGKKVAGSAQTRQKGVILQHGAILLSLDENKLVSLFKFRSEEQRERMRASLPEKAVAIDRLMKRTVSVEECVEAFAQGFEAALDMQLEPLQLSERQLEFVHDIERKKYANDDWTFKK; encoded by the coding sequence ATGAAAAAAACGATTTGGCACTTCATTAATTCGGGGAAATGTAGCGCTTCGTTCAATATGGCGCTGGACGAGGCATTGTTGGAATGGCATAGCAAAGGGGAAATCGGTCCGGTGTTGCGGTTTTACGAATGGCAACCGGCAACATTATCGATTGGATATTTTCAAAGTGTTGACAAAGAAATTGAGATGGATGAAGTACGTAAACACGGTCTCGGCTTCGTGAGGCGTCCGACTGGGGGACGAGGCGTTCTGCATGAGCATGAACTTACATATAGCGTGATTGTCTCTGAGAGTTATCCTGATATGCCGGAAACGGTGACGGAGGCTTATCGGGTTATTTCAGGCGGTGTGCTGGAAGGTTTTCGGAATTTAGGTCTTGATGCACAATTTTCAGTTCCGCAAACGATTCAGCAAACTGATGATTTAAAAAATCCGAAAAGCGCGGTGTGCTTTGATGCGCCGAGCTGGTATGAGCTAGTTGTTGAAGGAAAGAAAGTGGCAGGCAGTGCACAGACGAGGCAAAAAGGTGTTATTTTGCAGCATGGTGCGATACTTTTGAGTCTTGATGAAAATAAACTCGTGTCACTATTTAAATTTAGGTCGGAAGAACAGCGCGAACGAATGCGTGCCAGTTTGCCAGAAAAGGCGGTTGCAATTGATCGTCTGATGAAACGAACGGTGTCTGTAGAGGAATGTGTGGAGGCATTTGCACAAGGATTTGAAGCTGCGCTTGATATGCAACTGGAGCCATTACAATTAAGCGAGCGACAGCTTGAATTTGTACACGATATCGAACGAAAAAAATATGCTAATGATGACTGGACTTTTAAAAAGTGA
- a CDS encoding rhodanese-like domain-containing protein, with protein sequence MVITMLRLRKAVTNLTQDQFIEGYRKAQLIDVRETKDFDAGHILGARNIPYSQFRQRFKEIRSDKPVYLYDQNGGKSARAALFLKKKDYKHLFHLQGGFRLWTGKVKSK encoded by the coding sequence ATGGTCATAACGATGCTACGTCTTCGAAAAGCCGTTACCAATTTAACACAAGATCAGTTTATCGAGGGCTACCGAAAGGCACAGCTCATTGATGTACGCGAGACGAAAGATTTTGACGCTGGCCATATTTTGGGTGCTCGTAATATCCCATACTCTCAGTTCCGTCAACGTTTCAAAGAAATCCGCTCGGACAAGCCTGTCTACCTATACGACCAAAACGGTGGTAAAAGCGCACGGGCTGCATTATTTTTAAAGAAAAAAGATTACAAGCATTTATTCCATCTTCAAGGTGGCTTCCGCTTATGGACGGGTAAAGTAAAAAGTAAATAA
- the hemG gene encoding protoporphyrinogen oxidase, whose amino-acid sequence MENTKRKIIIVGGGITGLSAAFYTKKWFDERKIPVELTLIEKSQTFGGKIRTLHREEFIIEQGPESFLARKMPIMTLIKELGIEDELTATNPQAKTNYIVHKGKLHKMPPGLMLGIPTELTPFMKTKLISPAGKIRAAMDLCLPKKKGMEDEALGHFIQRRLGKEVLEHITEPLLGGIYAGDTHSLSLQATFPHFAAMEQTHRSLIIGMLANKQKPAPSMKGLPEIAQKSMFLTFRNGMISLVDRLLAELESIQLIAGKGVQTIIQDRQGYKVCLDDEQQLQADGLIMALPTHQTAKLLPISSSLQWLEKINYVSVANIVLAFDAEDFTFPLNGSGFLIPRKEGRMLTACTWSSSKWLHTAPEGKVLLRCYIGRGGAEEWVHLSDEQLVVAALKDLEEIMGIQAQPLFHEITRLEHSMPQYPVKHVEELKKVRADLAVHSPGVYLCGAGYEGVGVPDCIRQGREAAEQLAAYLEQ is encoded by the coding sequence GTGGAGAATACGAAAAGGAAGATTATTATTGTGGGTGGTGGCATTACAGGGCTAAGCGCTGCTTTTTATACGAAAAAATGGTTTGATGAACGAAAAATTCCTGTTGAGCTAACTTTAATTGAAAAAAGTCAGACGTTTGGTGGTAAAATACGGACATTGCATCGTGAAGAGTTCATTATTGAACAAGGTCCGGAGTCTTTTTTAGCACGTAAAATGCCTATTATGACACTGATTAAGGAATTAGGAATCGAAGATGAACTGACGGCGACGAATCCCCAAGCCAAGACAAATTATATAGTACATAAAGGTAAATTGCATAAGATGCCGCCTGGACTTATGCTAGGTATTCCGACAGAATTAACGCCGTTTATGAAAACGAAGCTCATATCGCCTGCAGGGAAAATTCGAGCTGCTATGGATCTATGCTTGCCTAAAAAGAAAGGGATGGAAGATGAAGCATTAGGTCATTTCATCCAACGTCGTTTGGGTAAGGAAGTGCTAGAACATATCACAGAGCCGTTATTGGGTGGGATTTACGCAGGAGACACACATTCGTTAAGCTTACAAGCAACTTTTCCGCATTTTGCAGCAATGGAGCAAACGCATCGAAGTTTGATTATAGGGATGTTGGCAAATAAACAAAAACCAGCACCTAGTATGAAAGGTTTGCCTGAAATTGCGCAGAAAAGTATGTTTCTAACGTTCCGTAATGGGATGATTTCGTTGGTTGATCGACTGTTAGCAGAATTGGAGTCGATTCAACTGATTGCTGGGAAAGGTGTGCAAACGATTATTCAAGATAGACAGGGCTATAAAGTTTGCTTGGATGACGAGCAACAGTTACAGGCAGATGGGCTTATTATGGCTTTACCTACTCATCAAACGGCGAAGTTATTACCAATTAGTTCTTCGTTACAGTGGTTAGAGAAAATTAACTATGTGTCTGTTGCGAATATCGTACTCGCTTTTGATGCTGAAGATTTCACATTTCCATTAAACGGTTCTGGTTTTCTGATCCCCCGCAAAGAAGGGCGCATGTTAACAGCTTGCACATGGAGTTCTTCTAAATGGCTTCATACAGCACCGGAAGGCAAAGTATTACTGCGCTGTTACATTGGGCGTGGAGGTGCGGAGGAGTGGGTTCACCTATCTGACGAGCAACTCGTAGTAGCTGCGTTAAAAGATTTGGAAGAGATTATGGGTATCCAAGCTCAGCCATTATTTCATGAAATTACTCGGCTAGAACACTCGATGCCACAGTATCCAGTAAAGCATGTCGAGGAGTTGAAAAAGGTAAGGGCAGATCTTGCCGTCCATAGTCCTGGCGTTTACCTCTGCGGGGCTGGCTACGAGGGTGTTGGAGTCCCGGATTGTATTCGGCAAGGGAGAGAGGCTGCTGAGCAGTTGGCGGCATATTTAGAGCAGTAG
- a CDS encoding TIGR04053 family radical SAM/SPASM domain-containing protein — protein MISIKEEVNYDVNPFIVIWEVTRACALKCLHCRAEAQYKADPRQLSFEEGKKLIDEIAAMNNPLFVFTGGDPLMRPDLFDLAKYAIEERNLPVSMTPSATPKVTKEAIQKAKDVGLSRWAFSLDGSCAEIHDHFRGTKGSYDRTMKGIEFLKELNIPIQVNTTISKYNLHDLEAIAEKVKEMGTVLWSTFFLVPTGRGMEKDMVSPEEHEEVMKWLYQIQQKMPYGVKTTEAPHYRRVFHQEKERLGESGIAKRSDLLGRAPKFVNDGDGFVFISHTGDVYPSGFLPVVCGNVREQSLSDIYQNSPVMKQLRDKSLLKGKCGVCEFKHMCGGSRARAYAMTGDYLESDPSCSYIPKALR, from the coding sequence ATGATATCTATCAAAGAAGAGGTTAATTACGATGTAAACCCGTTTATTGTTATATGGGAAGTGACACGAGCCTGTGCTTTAAAGTGTTTGCACTGTAGGGCGGAAGCGCAATATAAGGCTGATCCTCGTCAATTATCATTTGAAGAAGGAAAAAAACTAATTGATGAGATTGCAGCCATGAATAATCCACTATTTGTTTTTACGGGTGGCGACCCATTGATGCGTCCTGATTTATTTGATCTTGCAAAATATGCGATTGAAGAGAGAAATCTTCCTGTTTCTATGACGCCAAGTGCAACGCCGAAAGTAACGAAGGAAGCCATTCAGAAGGCAAAAGATGTTGGTTTATCGAGATGGGCATTTAGTTTGGATGGCTCTTGCGCAGAAATTCATGACCATTTCCGTGGAACGAAAGGATCTTATGATCGAACGATGAAAGGGATTGAGTTCTTAAAGGAACTAAATATCCCGATTCAAGTGAATACAACCATATCGAAATATAATCTCCATGATCTTGAAGCGATTGCTGAGAAGGTGAAAGAGATGGGGACAGTACTATGGAGTACATTCTTCCTAGTGCCAACAGGACGCGGTATGGAGAAGGATATGGTGAGTCCGGAAGAGCACGAAGAAGTGATGAAATGGTTATATCAAATTCAACAAAAAATGCCTTATGGTGTGAAGACGACGGAAGCGCCTCATTATAGACGTGTGTTTCATCAAGAAAAAGAGAGGCTGGGGGAAAGTGGTATTGCAAAGCGCTCTGACTTATTAGGTCGTGCACCAAAATTTGTTAATGATGGAGACGGTTTTGTCTTTATTAGTCATACGGGAGATGTCTATCCAAGTGGTTTTTTACCGGTCGTTTGCGGTAATGTTCGTGAACAATCACTTTCCGATATTTATCAAAATTCACCAGTTATGAAACAGTTACGAGATAAGTCGTTATTGAAAGGTAAATGTGGTGTTTGTGAGTTTAAGCATATGTGCGGTGGTTCGCGTGCGAGAGCCTATGCAATGACGGGTGATTACTTGGAAAGCGATCCATCTTGCTCATATATTCCAAAAGCACTTCGCTAA
- the gcvPB gene encoding aminomethyl-transferring glycine dehydrogenase subunit GcvPB, translating to MHKDNQPLIFELTKEGRIGYSLPELDVPELDLSDLLPAGFIREEAAELPEVSELDIMRHYTALSNRNHGVDTGFYPLGSCTMKYNPKINEFVARFPGFANIHPLQDESTVQGAMEIMYDLQEHLVEITGMDEVTLQPAAGAHGEWTALMMIRAFHEANGDFHRTKVLVPDSAHGTNPASATVAGFETVTVKSNEHGLVDLEDLKRVVGSDTAALMLTNPNTLGLFEEDILEMAEIVHAVGGKLYYDGANLNAVMSKARPGDMGFDAVHLNLHKTFTGPHGGGGPGSGPVGVKADLAPFLPKPVLVKKADVYTFDYNIPQTIGRVKPFYGNFGIYLRAYTYIRSMGPDGLKAVTEYAVLNANYMMRRLEPYFDLPYNRHCKHEFVLSGRRQKKLGVRTLDMAKRLLDFGYHPPTIYFPLNVEEGMMIEPTETESKETLDAFCDALIQIAKEVEENPEIVQNAPHTTVINRLDETKAARQPVLRYTK from the coding sequence ATGCATAAAGATAATCAGCCGTTAATTTTTGAATTAACGAAAGAAGGACGAATTGGCTACAGTCTTCCAGAATTAGATGTGCCTGAATTGGATCTGTCAGATTTATTGCCAGCAGGATTTATTCGCGAAGAAGCAGCAGAGCTTCCAGAAGTGTCTGAGCTTGATATAATGCGCCATTACACAGCGTTGTCTAACCGTAACCATGGTGTAGATACAGGATTTTACCCACTAGGATCTTGTACGATGAAATACAATCCGAAAATCAATGAATTTGTTGCACGTTTCCCTGGATTTGCTAACATTCATCCATTGCAAGATGAGTCGACTGTACAAGGTGCAATGGAAATTATGTATGATTTGCAAGAGCATCTTGTTGAAATCACAGGAATGGATGAAGTCACACTTCAGCCAGCTGCTGGAGCACATGGCGAATGGACAGCATTGATGATGATTCGTGCGTTCCATGAAGCAAACGGAGACTTCCACCGCACAAAAGTACTTGTTCCAGACTCTGCTCACGGAACAAACCCAGCATCCGCAACGGTTGCAGGCTTTGAAACGGTTACAGTGAAGTCGAATGAACATGGACTTGTTGACTTGGAAGACTTGAAGCGTGTTGTTGGATCAGATACTGCGGCATTGATGCTGACAAACCCGAATACGCTTGGACTTTTTGAGGAAGATATTCTTGAAATGGCTGAAATCGTTCACGCTGTTGGTGGGAAATTGTACTATGATGGAGCGAACTTGAATGCGGTTATGTCTAAGGCGCGTCCTGGTGACATGGGCTTTGATGCGGTTCACTTAAATTTACACAAAACATTTACAGGTCCTCACGGTGGTGGTGGTCCTGGTTCAGGTCCAGTTGGTGTTAAGGCGGACTTGGCTCCTTTCTTGCCAAAACCAGTGCTTGTGAAAAAAGCCGATGTATACACATTCGATTACAATATTCCACAAACGATTGGCCGTGTGAAGCCGTTCTATGGTAACTTTGGCATTTATCTGCGTGCGTATACTTATATCCGTTCAATGGGACCGGACGGCTTGAAAGCTGTTACGGAATATGCGGTATTGAATGCCAACTATATGATGCGTCGGCTTGAGCCTTACTTCGACCTACCATATAACCGCCATTGTAAGCATGAATTTGTGCTTTCAGGTCGTCGCCAGAAGAAATTAGGCGTTCGTACACTTGATATGGCAAAACGACTACTTGACTTTGGCTATCATCCGCCAACAATCTACTTCCCGCTAAATGTTGAGGAAGGCATGATGATTGAGCCGACAGAAACAGAATCGAAAGAAACGCTCGATGCATTTTGTGATGCACTTATCCAAATTGCCAAAGAAGTTGAAGAAAACCCTGAAATCGTTCAAAATGCACCACATACGACGGTCATTAATCGTTTAGATGAAACGAAGGCAGCTCGTCAGCCGGTATTACGTTATACAAAATAA